The Pseudanabaena sp. FACHB-2040 genome segment AGGTTGGGGAAGTGTCTTACCTGGCTGACTACTTCGTGGTGATCACCGGTTTTTCTGCCGTTCAGGTACGGGCTATTGCCCGCACCATTGAGGACGAGCTAGAGCAAACCTGGCACCGAAGGCCCCTGCGCACAGAAGGACAGGGTGAGGGCAGCTGGATTGTGCAGGACTTTGGAGAAGTCATTGCCCATATCTTTCTGCCACGGGAACGAGAGTTTTATAATTTAGAGGCCTTTTGGGGACACGCTCAGCGAATTGACTATGTTCCCCCAAATTCGGCCTCTAACATCCAAAGTTAAAGGCAATCTGCTGACTCTGCTTGTCCAATAGCCCTCACTCCCTGCCTGTAATGACTTCCCGGTGTCCGGTTCCTGTTGAACAACAGCCCCTTAACGAGTATCAAGATGTGCGTGAATCTTGGTTTTACAGCTGGGCTGGCCGAGATCTGGCCGGATATCTCAAGCCCGTGATCATACTCTGGCTGCTGAGCTGGTCCTTTGCTGGGC includes the following:
- the rsfS gene encoding ribosome silencing factor; translated protein: MNSSVGTEGGGGSSDAALELAYAIAKAADDRKGGDIAILQVGEVSYLADYFVVITGFSAVQVRAIARTIEDELEQTWHRRPLRTEGQGEGSWIVQDFGEVIAHIFLPREREFYNLEAFWGHAQRIDYVPPNSASNIQS